From the Bradyrhizobium ontarionense genome, the window CTTCGTGCTCGACGCGCTTCCCCGCTTTTTGCACATCGAGAAGACATCGGGTTCGGCCGCCGCCGTATCTCGGACACTCGATCTGTTGGATGCCGAGGCTGGCCGGGAGCATATCGGCGGATCGCTCGTCACCACGCGACTTGCCGAGATCCTGTTCGTGGAGGCCATCCGTGCCTACGTTGCCGAGCACGGCGAGGCCTGCGTCGGCTGGATCGGGGCTCTTGCGGATCGTCCGATCGGGGAATCCCTTCGACTGATGCACGGCGCGGTCGCGCATCCATGGACCGTCGCCGCGCTGGCGGCGCGGGTCGGCATGTCGCGATCGGCCTTCTCGGCTCGCTTCGCGCGCCGCGTCGGCAAGCCTCCGCTCGACTATCTGACCTCCTGGCGGATGCTGCTGGCGCGGCAGCTGTTGAGCGAACGCGAGACGAACCTCGCGAGCGTCGCCCGCGAGGTCGGGTATCTCTCTCAGAGCGCTTTCGGCCATGCCTTCAAACGGACCTTCGGCTATTCGCCGAAAGCAGAGCACAGGTGAGCGGTCTTCGACCGCGACCACCTCGGCCTGAATGACGCTAACGGCAGGAATCTCGGTGAAGGCGGCGCGATCAGCGTGCGGGGTTCTCAACCAGGTTCGGCACGCCTCTCGCTTCCGCGGCGCACCATGCTCCGCGTTGTCCACCGAACGTCCGTCGGCGCAACGCGCGAGGCCGTTTGACAGTATCGCGTTCCCTCGTTCTACTCGGTTCCAAAGCCGCGCAACAAGCGGCAAGCCAGGAGGACGGTCATGGAGCGACACATTGGTGCCGCACCGGCGGTGCTTGCCGCGTGCGTTCGTTTCAGTCTGACACCAACACGCCGCGTCGGCCAGCATCCCCTGCGCGTGATCGCAGCGGCGGCCGTGATGATGCTCGCGACGTTCGGACTGTTGTCGAGCGCCACCAGCGCCGTCGCACAAGGCATCCCCAAGGACACCCCGGCGCGGATCGAGATGTATCCGATCCCCTCGCTCACGCTGTCCGACCGGCAGTTCCTGTCAGGCGACGACAACGGCAAGCCGGTCACCGTCGCCGGCGAGCTGCGCGTCGCGCAAGGTAGCGGACGGCTGCCGGTGGTGGTGCTGATGCATGGCTCGGGCGGCGTCGGCGCCAACATCGCGGCCTGGTCGCGCACATTCAACGGGATGGGTGTGTCGACCTTCGTGATCGACGGCTTCACCGGACGCGGCATCACCGCGACCAGCACCAACCAGGCCCAGCTCGGCCGGCTCAACCTGATCATTGACATCTATCACGCGCTCGACGTGCTGGCGAAGCATCCGCGCGTCGATCCTGAGCGCATCGTGCTGATGGGGTTTTCGCGCGGCGGACAGGCGGCGCTGTACGCGAGCCTGGAACGCTTCCACAAGCGCTGGAACACATCGGGGCTGCGGTTCGCCGCCTACATTCCGTTCTATCCGGACTGCGCCACGACCTATCTCGGCGACACCGACGTGGTGGCGCGGCCGATCCGGATCTTCCACGGCGGACCGGACGACTACAATCCGGTGCGGACCTGCAAGGCCTTCGTCGAGCGGCTGAAGACAGCCGGGCGCGACGTCGAGCTGACGGAATATCCGGACTCGCCGCACGGCTTCGATCTCGGCCTGCTCGGCGCCAACATGGTCGCCGTCGCCACCAAAGCGCAGACCGTGCGCAACTGCCGCATTCGGGAAGGCGACGGCGGCATGCTGATGAATGCCGAGACGCAGCAGCCCTTCACCTATCAGGACGCCTGCGTCGAGTTCGATCCGCATGTCGGCGGCAATCCGGCGACGGCGGAAGCCGCGCGCCAGGCTGTGACGGATTT encodes:
- a CDS encoding AraC family transcriptional regulator, with protein sequence MLSRSSTSRADPLSDVLTVLGARSGGRTRLEATGAWGLAFPERQRLKLVAVLRGACWMILPGEPARRLAEGDVFLIGSSTHAVASHPDIEPTDGAALYAEPGCDVVRLGGDDTIMIGGSITFASAEASFVLDALPRFLHIEKTSGSAAAVSRTLDLLDAEAGREHIGGSLVTTRLAEILFVEAIRAYVAEHGEACVGWIGALADRPIGESLRLMHGAVAHPWTVAALAARVGMSRSAFSARFARRVGKPPLDYLTSWRMLLARQLLSERETNLASVAREVGYLSQSAFGHAFKRTFGYSPKAEHR
- a CDS encoding dienelactone hydrolase family protein; protein product: MERHIGAAPAVLAACVRFSLTPTRRVGQHPLRVIAAAAVMMLATFGLLSSATSAVAQGIPKDTPARIEMYPIPSLTLSDRQFLSGDDNGKPVTVAGELRVAQGSGRLPVVVLMHGSGGVGANIAAWSRTFNGMGVSTFVIDGFTGRGITATSTNQAQLGRLNLIIDIYHALDVLAKHPRVDPERIVLMGFSRGGQAALYASLERFHKRWNTSGLRFAAYIPFYPDCATTYLGDTDVVARPIRIFHGGPDDYNPVRTCKAFVERLKTAGRDVELTEYPDSPHGFDLGLLGANMVAVATKAQTVRNCRIREGDGGMLMNAETQQPFTYQDACVEFDPHVGGNPATAEAARQAVTDFLRTLLKLS